ACATAACACCATATCCCATTTCTCTAACGATCTCTCCACCAGATAACAAAACCCAAAACTCCCATAACACCTTTTTATTATCTATTCAGTGTCAGAAGGCAAGAAACAAACCGGTGGAGAATTCACGGTTTCATCATCAACCACTGAAACCGCCACAGGCTCTTCAACCTCATCAGCTCTCAGATTCTGCAACATGGGTTTCAACTCGTTGTTGCAAAACTCTTCATACTCTGCTCTATctcctcctttcttcttcacctccACAACAACCAACGACGGTGTCAACTCAAATATCTCAGCTGCAATCGTCAAAGGACCTTTCACTCCTTGTCTCGAACCTTCAAGACTCACCCTACAATCCTTCTTCCTCACGGTAAAGCTCACAACTTTAGCAATCTCTTCCAACTTCGATATAATCTTCGAAACCGGAGCTCCTGAAACAAACCTAGAGCCTTCCCCATCATCATCAAACAACCCTGACAAGTCAAAACCTTGCGAAAACGATATAATATCGAAGGCATTCAAACTCGCGGGTCTAGGCAACCCCACAACCTTCCTTCTCGGCTCCAAACACTCAATCTCGGATTCAGACACAGCAGAAGACCGGCCTGACTCCACGGAAGCAGTCTCCAACTCATCGTCATCGTCATCAACATTGCAAAGCTTATCATCTTCCACATAGAACTTCACATGCTTAAACCCTTTCTTGAACCAAGAGTTCTCCATAACCTCAGCGAAAGTAAACCGTTTCTCCGGATCCGTCTCGAGAAGACGAGACATCAACCTAGTAAGCTCCGGCGAGAACCATCTCGGACATCTGAACTCCCCTCTGTAAATCTTCTTATACATAGCCATAACATTTCTATCGTGAAACGGGAGGTAACCCGCCATCAAAACAAACAACACAACACCACAAGACCAGATATCAACCTTAGCAGCATCGTACCCTCTCCTCGCTAAAACCTCGGGCGCCACGTAAGCAGGGGTCCCGCAGAACGTGTGGAAAAGCCCGTCTTGCCGAATCTGATCAGAGACCGCGCTGAGCCCAAAGTCAGAGACTTTAAGGTTACCCTTCTCGTCTAAGAGCAGATTCTCCGGTTTGAGGTCGCGGTGGTAGACGCCGCGCGCGTGGCAGAACGTGACGGCGGAGATGAGCTGCTGGAAGTACCTGCGAGCGGCGTCTTCCTTGAGACGTCCTTTGGCGACTTTGTTGAAGAGCTCGCCTCCTCTGACGTACTCCATGACGAAGTAGATCTTGGCTTTCGTGGCCATGACCTCGAAGAGCTGGACGATGTTGGGGTGGCGGACGCGGCGGAGGATGGAGATCTCGCGTTTGATGTGCGCGATCAAGCCGCCTTTGAGGACTTTCTCCTTGTCGATGACTTTGATGGCCACGCTCTCGTTTGTTTTGACGTTGCGCGCGAGGTAGACCTTGGCGAAGGTTCCGTGGCCGAGAAGCTTTCCCATTTCGTAGCGGCCGAGGATTAGGGCTTGTGGTGGGCTGGTTCTCTCCTTCGGGAGGGATGTTTCTCTTTTGAGATCCGACATTGGGGAGGGAGAAAGTTTGGACCTTTTTTGATGGAAAGGTGGAGAAATCGAGAATCTGGGCGAGTTGGACTCGCTTTGATTTCGAGTTTTCTCACCTGTTGATTCGTTTGTTCTCTATGGTTTGTGAATTTCGAGGTGTTGTTGTTGAAGTTGATGAagatggtctctctctctctcctctgtttTTAGAGATTTACTCGAAATAGCATTTACTCTGTTTCTATCGTTATATATAGAAGACTAGAAGGTGTGTATATGCTTTACTATCACTTATGAGTGTCCTAATGATTATACACTATGGTAATGATTTTTAAGTATTGTATTGTCTAAAATTTTGAGGCGTTACTATAATTACCAATCATTCTCTCACGATATCATTTGTTTctgtaaagagaaaaaaaaaacaagttgaaAATCTCAACTTGCCATTTTAAATTATTCTGTTTAAagataaactagattttgacccgcacgcccgtgcgggtatatttttttaaaaaaaatatgatgccatttgatttttatgtcactatttaggattgggcaaaaaactcgaattcgaagaattgaactgatcccaatccgaataagtagtactaaatccgaaccggaattgattaaatatatgaattattcaaaattttggtatttgaaagAACTCAAATCTAATCCGATCCCAAAAAGACccgaaaacgaacccgaacgcccacccctaatcactattatatatatatatatatatatatatatatatatcctatatgtgtcaacataggttacaaaataagtgttatcatataattaatcgtattttgtACGtatcatcaaataagttttcttataattaataatattttataggtATAATCATATAAagaatcacatatattatattttaaaatttaatgtgaaatataaaaaccataatttaagttggtgtttgaaattgggctttgtattgtatttttcttatatatattgaaaacatttttataatagttattggaaaatatgttagtaaaaatcaaattttgaattattattttttgaatgaatttttgatataaatcaattttaaattattttttttgaattgaatattatcaagtaacatagactcatttactttttaatataatataacggacttttattttttttagtatcataagcccattatttttttcctaatttactactatccttgttttcaaacagtactattttttttaactactatctatattgccaaacaatctcaatgtgtatttcaactttaataatatagatagttAACTTTGATTCTAAAAAAAGGTTGACGATCTACATATACATAGACTTTCGACTCCGCTTTATTTCCACACAGATTGAAAGTTAGGATCTTATTTCTCCCCCAAATCAAAAAGTAtgtgctttatttttttttgacaaaaaaaagcatGTGCTTTATTTCCACATATAATTGAAGTTATACACTGAAAAAACACATAAACTTGGTCTAAAATCGGCttattgtttataatttaaCTATAACATGTTGTTGCCCAACATAAATCGTGATCAAACCGAAATTATCCATTTAAGATAAGATTAGAATTCGATTTAAACCCGATTATAACCCAAAATGTTATTGATTTAACCCAATGAAAGCAtttgagattttgtactcgGGTTAAACTACTAACATTTGGGTTATAATGAGATATATATCGGGTCTTATCGGATctttaatactccctccgttcctaaatgattaatgttttagaaaaatattttgtttctaaaagatccatattttacattttcaatgtatgtaataatggaaaattgtaaatttcaaaaatattaattgtgtttactgaattttgattggttaaaaatCATAGGAAATAGCTAAACACAGAAAATCATACATTTATTATCCaaattttaagtgttttcttaataagtgtgaaaattctaaaacatagatTATTTAGGAACAGAGCGAGTAGATAATTTTGGTTTATCACAATTTTCGTTTGAGAAACAATGGGTTATGGTTTAATAACAAACATTAACCGATTGTAAAGCAAGTCTATGTGTGTTTTGGTATATAACTTCAATTATTTGGGGAAAAGTAAACTTTTTGATATGAAGGGAAATAAGATTCGAATATTCAATCTGTTTGGAAATCGAACATGGTTGAAAGTCTGTATGTACAGAGTGGTATATGATATTGTATTTCTGAGGGGGGAAATAGATCGTCAttccaaaagaagaaaagataaCTATTAAACTCGATGAATGTGTTGTTTTTAAGAGAAGCCATGAGCAATTTCTTGGAGAGCATCGTTCTTGTGAAGGAAATACGTAAAACGATGTCAATGTTAATAGTCACGGGAGTATTTACTAActcgtatttttaaaaattcttaccTTAATTCTTTGCTTAGTTATTTTTGCTGTTGTTAGCTACTACaattattatagtttttatacGAACTACGCGTATGTTATGTGTCATGCTTCTTCTACACCAATTGATACCCACTTGTTTGCTACAAGTACTCAATCAAAAAACATGAGTCATTGTCACTTGTTTGCTACAAGTACTCAACTATGTACCATTGTCACTGTTACCAAAGTATTTTTAACCAACAAACAAAATTTCATTGTCTTAGCTTATACTTTCGCTGATAGGTATTCATCTATTTATAAGCGTCTTTCGTTCAAAAGCActaattttgattttagtttacctttttaaaaatattatgattttgaaATTCCTAATTAAAGCATGGTACATAGTTGAGGTAGTTTAGATAATCAATAAGAAGTTTGGcgtataaacatttttttagttaaagaaACATATTATTTTCGCGCTTATGAACACTATTTTGCTGGATTCCGTAATTTCCGTGTACGTCCATGTAAAGAGTCTAAAGACATTAACTAAACACGTTTCATGTGGCCCCAACGGCTGTGATTAATTTGCAGCTgcttttttaatcaaattacgTTGGGGCCAGCCTTGCCAAAAACGGTCGTTTAAAGTCTGACGCCTGTGAAACAAATCTTAAGTTAAACTAGTGATGTCAGGCGGCTCAGGCCTCTGCCACGTGGATGATGTAACAAGGTAGAATATTATACTGGTACTATCTTAAGATTGAtgtttagattttatatttgCAAGATTAATGTTTTAGACTTTAATGAATGTACATTGTTTAAATACTACAACATATACTAAATTCTTAAAATATGAATAGTAAAGCtttattggaaaaaaaatttaaaataaaacaaaataattgataaaatatgctttaaatttttttattaatatttgtgaagatttttaaaaataaaaacgattaATACGGAGAATAGTTTTTTGATGAATGTACgattaatcaaattttaatattgttaaCTGTatgattagaaaaataaaaaaacttacgaTTAGTCGATTTTCAAATTCCTTTCAAGtaaatcacaaataaaaataatagcaTATACAAGTTAATAtgaaaaatctttataaaccTGCTAATTGTCTTACATTATTTTGCGATTTGTGTTTACCACTATTTAAAAAGCCTTATAATGAAGGTgcaattcaaaatatattttttaaaatcttataaaagCTAGTAATTGGATGGAACACTTCAACTATTTAATTATTCAACATCAATTTCACGtatttaacaaataataaatattatctaTGAAAATGATAATAATATGTCAACtaagtttataatatattagGAAAAATATTAGGTAACTATGTGTGGTGACaggccggcgcgtgagcgtgcGTGCCGTCACCGGAGCCCCTCAAGCCACCTTTAAAGCTTTTGATCTTCGCTTTGCTATCGTCCCCTCTCTCCTCTGCCTTGCTTGAGTTCTGGAAGAAGGTCGTCCATAGCAGATCTGGTTCTGGCGTAAAGGCGCGGTCGTGGTGAGGAAGGCGCGGTGAAGCTCTTTGTGCGGCTATTTGGTGTTGTctccgggaggtggaggctcCTCCAGCTCCGTCGACGCCGGTTCCTGTCCCCGAGAGGTGGAGGCTTCGTTTAGCTCTGCCGTCGTCGGTCTAGATTACGGGGGGTGAAGGCGTTCCATGCCTTGCCTCGCCGTCGgttggttccctagctccatttttagggtttagtctGTTTCTTTCCTTTTAGTTTTGTCGCTTTTGGTTGGTTTGGATTGGTGGTGACGACGTCGGAGGACGATCGAAGCTCGACCAAGGTTAACGGTGATGGTTCACGCGAAGTCTTCCTCTCGGTGATTGCGATGAATGGGGACGGATGAGATCTCGATCAGTCGATTGATGCTCTCCGAAATTGGGCTCACTTGTGTTGAAGACGTTTGGCGGTGGTGATGGTGTGGAGTCAGTGAGCTCCGGTGGATCCGGGTGAACCGACGGTTGGTTCCCGGTGTTGTTTCGAAGCGAGGGCGACGTCGGAACCGCAGCGTTTGTCCGCGCGGCGGCGAAGCCTCGTGGGTCCTAGGGTTTCCCGTTGTTGGGCTTTGGATCCagaatttattgtttttggctTGGTTTTATGGGCTTCTGTATGTTTGTAATAAGGATTTTTTAAGCCCATTAATTAAATACCTATTAACGGAAAAAAAACCTATGTGTGGTGTGTATTGGATATATAATATCTAAGGAACTATCCATACTATTGTGGTCACTTTGTCATAAATATTTTGACAAGTGACCACAAAACGTTACTATCGTTTTAGTAATTAGTACGGAAATGGATCGCGGTATTGTACAGTTTGTACTGTGTGGTGTTGTAGATCATTCCTTTTGTTAGTTTACGTTGGTGTGGATAGTTTGTGATCTCCGAGAAGTCTCAGTTGGGTTTGGGCtagatttacatatataatgtaGATACCTCACAGGCTTGTAACATATAGCACATATAGCCCACTGGGGATAAATGAGACTTAAGATtattcaaagaaaataaatttgtgaGATGCCCAATTTGGTAGCTGACTCATTTGTCATAACAATTTAACGCGCAAACAACGCATCCACCAAAATAAAACGGACAAAACATTCAATGCTCATCTCATTATCAGAACACACAGACATTTCGAATTCTGGCAGCTATTTCTTTAGTCCTAGCGTGTTGAGCCTTAGCATTGCAACACGGTTTTCCAGACATAATAGCACAAAATCAAATTAGAGATATATTGTACCCAAACAATATGATCACTTCATTATCGCCTATACCATACAACACTATATTTCTTTGGTCCTACAATTAGACAACCCCAGCACATCTGCTGGACAAAAGCCGTCTTTGTCTTTCGACCTGGGTCATGTACTGTTTGTCTTTCTGTTGTACACTTGTATTCCACAGAAAAGATTGTATAGATCTATGGGAAGCACACTATCCGCGGGTCGTAAACAAGGGTCATGTTGGGCGTATGTTTCAAGCCGTTTAATCGAGAGCCATTTGAATGCGAGAACCAACAATTGTCAACATCATAGCCGTGAGTTCACTGTAGGGGGTTTACATTCGACAACAGCAGAAACGATCACTATCTTTAATAATGTTTCctcaattaaaaaaacaacaaagacAGAGAGGCTAATAAGAGGTCGCTGAGTTATAGTTGACTAAAATAAGTTTGTAGCTTTGACCAGCCCATCTTCATTCCATTTCCACCGACTGCCAACTCACCGGTCTATCTTCTTCACATTTCCATCATATTATACTGAGTTCGACAGTATTATCATTTCATGtagttgccaaaaaaaaaatcatttcatgttttttgttttgttccaCTCGTAATACGGTCTAAACTTCATAAATGGCTCAACAATTTTGTAGGAGTATTATTGTTGTTGCAATGTcacaatttaaatttaaacttgataaaaatatatcattttttccTAATAGTTTATTTATGTCAAACAttatacataaaaaataaattagtatgGTTTTGATTTGTGAGATTCTTCAAGTTATCAAAATATCAGTTTTATTATTgagagtttatatatattttaaaaaataaaaattttgtatgTAGGATTGTAATTAAGCGAggttaacaaaaatcaaatttgaaatatagaAAAAGTTGCATGGGATGCTTGAAGACATGGCAAGTATATGCATGAAGATAATATGAAGGGGTTACCGATTCTTTCTCTTTGCTTTTGCCAACGGTTAGCTCAGCTGTTACCTAAGAAAAATAActtctttttatcaaaaaaaaaacatttattttataattttcactATCATTCGCGCCCAATTGTTATTAGCTTTCTTCTTAATTGTACTTAACTTTTCCCTTCATTTTCATGTATCGTCATTTTCGTGAATTATTTGAttggaataattttttaaaatgacaataaTTTACTATCATGCAAAGATTCATTCACGTTTAAAACTAAAGTAACTATAATCTTAACAACTTGGTATAGTGAAATACGCAGCTAAAACCTGATGTACATGAGCATTTAAATTGGCTGCTGCGATTGAAGAATACGTATATTAACATATGAAATTATTGAGCCTCAGGATAATTATCCACAATATAATCCATACCGCCAAAAGTATGTATGTCCCATGCATaattgaacaaaaagaaaagtttattaatattttgttgttgtcttcTGCAAATGCTAGTACTGCTAGTCTGCTATCATTATCATCATTGATATtccagaaaaaataaataaaataaatataaagaaaaaacaaacaaacacaataaGTAAAGCTACACTATTAGGTAATAATTAAAGACATTTTGAAGGCTAAAACTTAGTTATAAAATAGACGAACATTAAAAGGCCAAGACCAAGGAAACATAAATGCTTTTTACTTTCATCAATGTCAAAAAAGAAGTTTTCGCACCAAATGGTCAAACTTGGATCTTTGACAATTTTGTTCCAGTTCATCAtgcttttaactttttatttatttacgtaTATTATTTTACCTAATTTTTTTAACCTAAATTACCttacatcaatactattaaaacagaaggcTTTTTTTTGAGGTGCCCTCCtgtttcaacaatatttacaAGACAATGCCATTGAAGTATTTTTAAGCTATACTTTTAATTCAGttctatattttttgaatttctttttatttaaccaccgaactatttaaaattttctttctcttttaacTGTAACTAACGAAAGATTTTTTGAATTCCAAAGTCGAGATCTTAACAAAGCTTGGATTTTTTGTTGTTTCCTGAATTAAAGTTTGGAATTTGAATGTTCTCCATTGCAAGCGTTTCGTTTTCGCATGACTATAAGCAAGCTTACAAGCTATGTATCCTTTATATATTTGCaaggtttgtttttttcttctttttcgtaAGGTTTGTtctataatttatttgtttgttctgCTGCTTCTATTCTGAGTTACACTCCCGAAATCTGTTTTTGTCCTTTGGGAGGAGTGAGGTGGCTCGGAACTCAGAAGATCACGAGTCACGACTGCGGTGGTTAGGGGCAAGTGCAACCAACAAGTCCGGTTAACCAGGGTTTTACTTTCTGTTTTGTCCGGTTCAGTTTCATATGATTTGAAATGTGTGATATTAACCAACTTTTGGTTAGGATTCTATTAAATATGGAGAGATGGCCGATGGTCGAAGACAATTCTATGAAATAAAGTTGGTCATattatcttcaaaaaaaaaaaaaaagttggtcATATAGTTTATAAATTCCATAAATGATATGTATaaagttaaataatatataactgtATTTAACTTTATTCTAAATTAATAATACGTGCAAAACTTAGGTTATTTAAGCGAATCTTATTTTGGATGTAACTGAAGctttgtatttaatattttataaaatatgctTCCTATATATGTAAAACCGGATAGTATGTTCAGATTATGTCTCACAAACTTTCTGTATAAGTTTTTTTCATAGATAACTAAAATAATGAAACTATTCTataactatatttatatttaatatatgtgtTCCTAAATTATTGGCttagaatatatatttaagtatatttattatttaccgAGAGATATTTAGTCAACTAGCTCTgctttgtttaattaattagtCACAAATTTTTCCGATGCTTGACGAGTTAATTAAGAACATGAATTAgtttatttcagttttaaaatattagaaacaaaacctttttaaaaaatattaaaaataaaacaaaaaccaacGTAAAACGGGTTAgataaacatatttttgttttcatatagttatatttatatacaattttaattttatcatagAAATATCTATATTATGAAGATATGTTAGTttgaatcaaaatattttaagtcaACATAAGACTCATtgcattttcttattttattttaaaatcacgATTTTCAATATATTAGAGTGAAAATCTTATATAATTATAGATATTTACTGTTTGTCTtggaatttatttttttattaactcaaatattaaataacaaagTTTTCTAAAACTACTCAACGAAATAAATTTCCATATACAACTCTTTTAAGAGgccaacaatattaattaagaataacagATTTAAGTACCATCTttaagggtctgactggttcaaacgcagcggttgcggttgtgATTACGGGAGTTtacggatgcgggtggttgcggtttttagcggttttaagagatttgtacgactggt
The sequence above is drawn from the Brassica napus cultivar Da-Ae chromosome A8, Da-Ae, whole genome shotgun sequence genome and encodes:
- the LOC106360902 gene encoding CBL-interacting serine/threonine-protein kinase 12-like, with product MSDLKRETSLPKERTSPPQALILGRYEMGKLLGHGTFAKVYLARNVKTNESVAIKVIDKEKVLKGGLIAHIKREISILRRVRHPNIVQLFEVMATKAKIYFVMEYVRGGELFNKVAKGRLKEDAARRYFQQLISAVTFCHARGVYHRDLKPENLLLDEKGNLKVSDFGLSAVSDQIRQDGLFHTFCGTPAYVAPEVLARRGYDAAKVDIWSCGVVLFVLMAGYLPFHDRNVMAMYKKIYRGEFRCPRWFSPELTRLMSRLLETDPEKRFTFAEVMENSWFKKGFKHVKFYVEDDKLCNVDDDDDELETASVESGRSSAVSESEIECLEPRRKVVGLPRPASLNAFDIISFSQGFDLSGLFDDDGEGSRFVSGAPVSKIISKLEEIAKVVSFTVRKKDCRVSLEGSRQGVKGPLTIAAEIFELTPSLVVVEVKKKGGDRAEYEEFCNNELKPMLQNLRADEVEEPVAVSVVDDETVNSPPVCFLPSDTE